AGAACTGAGTGAAATCGGCtttaagtgtttataaaaaacTTGCTAAAATTCGGAAATACGGGATGCTAAAATTGTCCTTTCACGATACTTCATTTAATTGAAGTGTGTCGATCCCGAGTGAGGTTCGTGTTGTACTGTGAATAAGCGTCACGACGTGTTCCTGGAACTCGTCGCCAGCAGAGATCTGTACTCGTGTCCCAAAGTGTCCCAGGAAAACCGTCCCACGTTCACCTAAAACAGAGAGATAACGATATGATCGGGACGCAGAACGATCCAATCGCGGCTTAAAATTCTAACTGAAGAAGGTTGGAAATTGACGAGTCATTATGATAGGAACATTATCTTATCTGTAGATATAAGGTACAAGTCCTACCTGAATGACATGTTGTCTCACTAAATGTGGATGCTTACAGAAACCCTGAAGTCTCTTAAACAGTTGCTCAGGTGTTGAGTACAGATATGAacctacattaaaaaaaaggaatatattTTTGAtttcaacaaagaaaaaaaaaaaataaataaataaataataataataataataataataataataataataataataataagtcttaAATCCTGGAGCGTGGAGCAGAGACAAGACCCGACTCCATTCTGTGGTGTGTTTTACATTATTCAACTGGgcttggagttttttttttatttatataaagaacACCGAAATGTCTTCTGCCCAATGCTTTAGGCTTTAAGAGGAATTACTTATTACTCTGACATCATTCATAGCTTTAGTCTGAGACAATTAGTATTTTACAGTGTATGAAAGACTACGTAATTTTGTCAGCGTGTCATCTTTAATGTCAAATTCTTCAAAAAGGGaaaggagagagggggggggcacgagagagagcgcgagagagcgagagagtgacagacagagagaaagagagaaagagagaaagagagaaagagagagagacagcgagagagagacagcgagagagagagagagacagcgagagagagagagagactgagaaagagagagagagcgagtgagaaagagaaagagagagagagagagagagagagagagcaagggagagagagagaaagagcgcacgagagagggagagagagagagggggggcacgggagagagcgagagagagagtgagagagagagagagacagagagagagagagagagagagagagagagagagagagactgagaatgagagagagagagtgagcaagtgagagagagcgagagagagagagagagagacagcgagagagagagagagagagagagagagagagagagagactgagaaagagagagagtgcgagtgagaaagagaaagagagagagagagagagagagagagagagagagagagagagagaaagagcgcacgagagagggagagagagagagactgagaatgagagagagagagagagagagagagagagagagagagactgagaatgagagagagagagagagagagagagagagagatcctacCAGGGAATATTTCTGGGTAGACAAGAGCCTTTGGACACAGAGGGTAGCAACCACAATGCACTGCTTCTAACCTGTAACACCAGGTCATGATAAGAGACATTCATTCTGTGACATactgaaaatatttaaactactaaatatatatatatatatatatatatatatatatatatatatatatatatatatatatatacacacacacacacacacacacatatacagtatatatacacatacacacacatatatatatacacacacacatacacatatatatatacacacatatacacacatatatatacacacatatatacacatattgaGTAAGATTTACTCATGTTGGAACAAaggatgtatatatttttacactgtaaatgtgtattttCTGAATTTATCTGACAGTCTATCTGTTTCATGGTGGTCACTGTAACAAAGCGCCTTCACGGAATTCCATAATCCGGCTCCTAACGAGCATGACGAGTGTGACTGCGGCGaagggaggaggaaaaaaaaaaaaatcggtaaACAGCCGTGAGGAACAGATCTTAACAAGGAGCCAATACCAGAACGGAGGACTCCTCCTCAGCCTGGATCTGCTCGGTCAAAGTTTTGGCCGCACTCAGACACGGATGGAATTCAGTCTTCAAGTCAAAACTACAAAATCCTCAGTGAAGAGTTAAATCTGGGGCAAACTTAGCTCCCGACAGACTCGCCTGATCCGAACCCGCCCTGTTAGCTGCCAGCGGAAAATGACTGgctgtttaaatattttgtagaaTGAGCGTTAATATTTCAGGAGTCCATGCATCACTCGCCTCGCCATCAGATCACCATCTCATTCCCCATGCTAAAGCCATGCATATTTTAATATCCGATTAGCCGGCTGACGTTCAGCTCGGAATTTGTAGATTTGACTGAGCGACGGGACCGGCCTTTctctgaaaactttttttttagcgTCGGTTTTAATGTCGATCCTTGTAGGGGGTTTGGAGCGACACGTGAAAGCCGAAGCAACTTATGTGCCGTCTCACAGCACGCAAAAGAAAATATATCGATTCTGGAACAAATCGCCCCATGAGTCTCATAGGAATAGGAAGAAAACACCTAAGATGGTTTCACCCTACGAGTCCAACCGTAGTCTTACTCAAGGCGCCCGATCTGTTTTCCATCGAAGGCTAGACGGCAAACCAGAACTATAAACTACATATAACCGCCAAGTGCAACCGACGACGTTTCCCTCGCTGATCTACCGCCGCGCGAGCGTGGAAACTTGTAGGCGCTTGGCCCCGGTCTCATGACAACTGATTAAGATCAGCTCCATTTCGATGCAGTTAATGTGCGAGTGCACAAATGCTTATCAGGCATTTCATCTGAAATATAATTAGCAGATCATTCTGCTTGGCGGCCTCGCTGTTTTTCTGCCGGGCATGGATGGGTGTCTGCCGCCAATTAATTAGATTAGGTTAATTTCCACAATAACGAAGACAGAGTGCGGTAGAGAAAGTCCCTACGTGTGGGCGCGGTGCTGAGAAAAAGTTACGCGTAACCCAAGCTGCGGTTCTTTAGCTTATAAAGTATGTTGTTCAGATCGACACAGTAAAAGCAGGAGCTCGGGGTCTCAAGCCTATAAAATCTGCAGGTGCTTAATTGCATGAAGCTcgaaaataatcatttaatttaattactgtTCCTTACACAACAGACCGTGATTATGATGCGGCAGTGATGTAGAGCTGCACTCGCGAACAGAGCGATCATCGAGCGTGAACTTCATCGATCTCCTGAAAGCGTTTTATCGGTCAGGGTCACCGCGGAAGAAGCAGGGATACACCTCGGATGGTTAAGGCagcgtgcacacacattcacacacattcacaatttAAAATGACCAGTCTACTTTTGCCATGAATAAGAAGGAGCTGGGAAACCAGAGGATCCAGAGGAAATGGACACTGTGACAAACtcaagctcaggattgaaccatGGATCTGTAACGCACCAAAAAAAAGGTATGGCTCACTCAAAAAATACCTCAGAGTATATTCCTAACAATCCAGTCTCCAACAGGCTCATGGACTTTCTGGATTCAAACTATACTTCACCCTAACCAGACATGTCCCATTCCATCTCCGCCTTCCCTGATGTAACCACAAACCACTCGAGCTTATTCTCTGTGCATGTCTAAAGAAGCTTACCCAGTTTAGAATTGATACTGGCACATCTTTTTCCCAATACACTGTGGCCCTgcattctgtaaatgttaataaactaTTAAATGTTGAGTAAACGCCCTTCGTTAAAGGACCaaaaacaagacacaaaaaaaaaaaatccattaacgTTATTCGGTTTCGGTGAGTCGTGCCGTTCTGGATGTTTCCTGAATTTTCACAGTAGGGCCACTCCGTTTGTAAGAGAGAAAACGCCCTTCATTAGCAGACTTACATGGCCACGCCGAAGAACTCGTGCTTGGCCGTGGAAACGACAACATCTGCTTGGCACAGCGTTCTGAGGTAGTCCTCCTTACTGGGCATGAAACCCCAGTGGCGGATGTGGCGAGCCAAGCGTTCTTTAGCCTCTGCGAAGACGTCTGAAAAGTTCGAGAGCTCAGCGTCAAACACGAGGTTAATTAACAGAGAGAGGCAAGTTTGTGACTCGAGAAGGAAAAAGACGCGAGGGGCAGTCGTAACGTTCGGACGTAAAAACATAAAACGGGAAAGGGCAAAAACAATCGATAGTGATCCTATTAGTGAAATCAAAATGGATTAAAAGAGTTTTTAGCGTGATTGCCTTCCGAGTAACCGTAAACGTTATTTCAAAATATGAGTAACGTTTACGGTGCCTTGTCCTCCCCCCGTTAGCTCTTTATGCTATTATAAAAGTTTCCAACGCAACAGAAGAGACTGCGATTCCTTTAAGCTGCTACGTGTGTATAAATTAACTTAAGGAAATACTATAAATATCCAAGTCTGTCCAAAAGACATTAAAGCATAATCATCTGCTAATGGAAGCATGTTTTGCTAATAAAAATGGTTCGAGTACAAGTCATACACGACTAATGGATGATCTATGACCTTCGTACGTTTTTGTCGGTTTAACAAATTAGTCACTGTTTAGCGACGGCTTGGATGAAGCCTGAAGGGCGATGCACAGAGgcgcacaaacaaaaaaagagtcGACTTAGTATTCAGTATTACTTCCTGATTCGATTTCCTTTTGCACGTGCAGTTTGAAAGCAACGTTCTCGATCTAACGTTAAAAATAAACCGAGTTCCTCCTGTTTCCTAGGTCCCCTTTACATATCTTTATGGGGTCAGTGCACTGTACCTGGTACGTCCGTAAACGTTTCCCCGAGGACGGACACTTCGAAGCTCAGCTCTCGCTCCGCCAGCTTTAGCAACGTCTGGAAAAACAGCTCGGGGTCTTTGTCGTGTTCCCTTCAAAGGAAGAAAACGAATATGAGTATGTCTCATTGGTGCTACAATATGAAAGGAGagcaaaattaaaacaagacGTGGTTAAACTCGTGCCAGGAAGAGAACCTAAATAAAATCTGCTTTTGCTGTAGATTTCAGAAACCCATGAATATTAATAGCAACAAACGCTCAGAGTTCTGAAAGCAGATAAGtacgtgtctctctctctctgtctgtctctctctctctctctctctctgtctcacactctctctcgctctctctgtgtctgtctctctctgtctctctctcacactctctctctgtgtctgtctctctctgtctctctctctcacactctctctctctgtctgtctctctctctctctctctcacactctctctgtgtctgtctctctctctgcctctctctcgctctctctgtctctcacactctctctgtgtctgtctctctctctgcctctctctcgctctctctgtctctcacactctctctgtgtctgtctctctctgtctctctctctctcacactctctctctctgtgtctgtctctctctgtctgtctctctctctctctctctctctctctctctctctctctctgtcctttaaAGTAATAACTCAAACCATCTCCTGCTAAGGCCACACGCCCAAAAATTTCAATCGAAACGCATGAGCTggaaataaatatcaaatgGTCCTTCCATCTCTGCCTGTAACACAGTCCAGAAGTGAGCCAAAGGCCTGGCACACGGGGTACGCTCCACACTCGAAGAGTGCTGCCAAAGCCTTTTCATTTTGCAGCTCATTTCCTTCTTTGAGCtcgttttttaaacaaaaacggGCCTTCCTTTCCAAAAGTGACGTTTGTTGAAGGTCGAAGGCAGATTACTGAAGCGCTTGACAAAAGATGCCACCCCGCCTGGGCAGAAGCTCTTTAGATGAGGTATTAGCACAAAGCTTATTTATCCTCATTTCCGCTTCTTTTATGCTGCCACGTCCCCCTGTGGCTCGGCGCTGATTCCCTCATTAATTTCACATCTTCTTTGAATTGAACATGTGAATGTAAACCTCCTCCGGTCTAAGCACGGTTGACCCGTGGTGAGGTGACATGGCGCCTATTACCCGTCCTGTCAGCggagtaaataaaaatgtaatctgtACACGACGTGAAGCCTTATTCCCTACTGACACCGAAGCCCAGGGTTAATTAATATGTCAGCTACGCTGCTCCGGGATTGCTGGAGGCTTCGATGTGTTGCTGGCACTTTGGGAGTCAGACGAAAGAACATAGCAGAATGTTACTGCCAGTCCTGCAGATCAGGGTTTTATACCAAGTTTCATTTGCAGCATTAAGTCTGAACGCAGACCAAAATATCTGCTGCTCGGTTACTTAGGAACATCAGGAACATTATATAAGGCAGAGATTTCTGCAGACCGTTGTTTTGGTTTCGTTTCTCTTTCCACCGTTATTGTAAACGATCGGCCGAACCGCGCTACGACACACGacgcaaataaaacaaatcgaGAAGAGCTTGTTCAGCGGGGACCCTCATTAGCAGCGTCCTTTAGCACTTAAAACACGATCAACCTCGCATTCAGACAGCTATGATTAAATATTCCCCTTTAAGTCGCACCCAagaggtgcaaaaaaaaaaataaaaatctcaaacTATATTTACAGCGAACGTTAAAAGGATTGCAATCAGGAGAAAGTGAAAAGTGCTAAAttaatgtttgatgtttgaAAGCCCAGGCGCAGGATATCAGGGGATTGGGAGGGAAAGGAGAGAATGGTCCTCAAAGTGAGAGTATTTCTGTATGCGTTATAATTCCATACAGAAGATACGCTGCATATCTAATGAATAGGAGGAAAACGTAAACAACGTATTGTTTGGAAAATGAGATTTTTCCGATTTTACCTCGGCTACTTGATCCAGATAAAGCTGTTTCCAATCGAGCGTCGAACGGTAACTCTTTTCTTATCTGTTTCACATCCCTGAACACTGGACTCAGACCGTTGTCTAATATGTTACATATTTCAGAAAGCTGAAAGGAAAACGTTTTCTAATTTGGGTTTTTGGGAAAGTGCTGTTGAAGCTGCTAGTCTGGTGTGCGTCATGCTCTTCAATGCACAGTCACTCCGAAATGGCAGAGTTTTGGCTGCGAGCTCGGGGGAGACGGTGGTGCCAGAGGAGCGTTCAGGGGCAGCGCCAGCGTGGTGTGGTGATGCGTCAGTGCCCGCGTCTCTTACACTCGCTGATTAGCGCCTAGAGAGCAGACTGGGaggggggaaataaataaataaataaataaataaataaaaaggaaaaactgaGTGATGCACAAATATGTCTGGATTCCCAGAAGGAAGAACACAGCACAGGtccaggagtttttttttttcttttctgcttatAATTATCTAAAATATCAGAGAATTgctgaacacaaaaaaatatagaGCTGCTTTTATCagtgttaattattgtttaacctgaaaaaaaaaaggtttaaaagcaTTTTCACAAGCAGGAAGCCTCAAGTCTTGTTAATGGCTCTTTTCAAGACTTAAAATAaaggaagtaaataaaataaaaacaatttgtaaacaatttaaatgaataataataataataataataataataataataataataatacaataataataataataattataataataataataattttacattttaataataatattgattcCTCATTACTTttactgttttgtttggtggattttttttttttttttggaaatttgaTTAATTTTGCTAAATAAGCAAAAGCAGTGGTCAGAAAGCAGGAGATTATTAAACATCCAGGCGTGAGCTGGAAAACTCCGCTGTGCTGGATATGTTACAGAAGCACAAACTGTCCAGTTTTATCACAAATAGTGAGAGCTTCAATACAGCTTCAGAAATGAGTTTCAGTCCTTCACAATATTAGTGCGGGTTTGTTTATAGCCCTGTGCCACATTTCttagagctgtgtgtgagggagtttttttttgttcttctcccCAAACTCCGACAGAACACAGATCCGCTTAATCGTTTATATTCATTAGAAACtataaacatgacaaaaactgTAACGTGTCATTCGTAGGCATAAGTAAAAGGTTCTAAAGCAGCTTTTACACAATCGAGTATCAAGCTGACGAAACATTAACTATGTCTCTATTTATCCCAAACAGATTCTGAAAGTTAAGCCTGGCGTCGTGATCGCTCATCCCTCACTAACCCTTGATTTGATTCGGCGGTCGTTTCATCGACACCTGCACACGCAGATCTCTGATCTGATTGGTCCCAGGCGGCGCCTGCAATTAGACAGCGCTGTAATCCGGCCCAGGATGAACGCCTAACCAGGCCACAAACAGATTAACAATCTGTAAGCAAGTgatgagagaggaaaaaaaaaaaaaaaaaaaaaaaacaagcttagCGGAAAAGAGAGGGGTGAGACACAGAGTACACACTGTGTCAAAGcttaaaatcatacagataatCCAAGCCTCTTTTACAAAACAGTTGCCCTGGCCCTGTGTAAACCCTAATTTGACTCGGCCCGGCTCCAGCGTTTATAAAACGCGCATGTTGCGAGTCCTTAATCCATCTGTGTTTTGCTCAGTTTTTCAGGAGATTATAAAACGGCCCGTTTTCATTACCGATACAAGAGTAGTTGAGATGCGGAGACCCAACGCAAACAAACACGGTTAAATCCCAGTGCCAGCGTAGAAACTTCTGCACcggtggtctttttttttttttttcacccgtGAACCTGATTTACGAGCGTTTTTTCAGTCAGGAAACATGCTGTCCCCGCCAAGAGATGAGAGCAGAGTCATGGGAGAAAAATGCAGCTCGAAAAACCTTTTTCTCTCCCCACTCTGTAGGCTGAGCAGATGAAGCAGAGATACAACGCTGCTCGGTTTCCATTAATGCCAGGAGAAGCTCTAAAATATGGGGAGTGGAAGACATTTAAACTTCAGCAGAAGCCACAAAACGGTCCTGCGGGCAGTGAAATATTTTCTCATCCCTCCCCTGCTCTTTTCTGCGTACACAGCTCAACGACAGTGCGTTTCCACGTTGTCATGGGGAGGACGTGGCATCGCGGTGGGCTTCGGCCCTTACGACTGCCGTCAAACGATAATAAAACGATTGATGTTTCTCACCCACACCggtcacattttatttttttgtcttctccCTGGAGGGAAAAGGGAAGTGAAACTGCTGCGCAATAAAAGATCTGAGCAGAACGGATTCAAGATTATACGCCTAGAATAGACTCAATGGTCCTTCTTTGTTGCACCAAAATGATTTCTTCATGTTGTACCGAAAACATGTGGGTTGTCCGTGTTCCATGCCCCCGCCTCGCtgtcaaacaaaacacactggtCCAACAGCCTGAACGATTTCTGTTTGGAAACACAGAGAACATACTGAGATGCCAAACTGTTTCACCCTTTTGTTCGAATCTACCACGAGAACTGTTTGCCATCTGCACTTTGTACCTTTGCACATTTCCTCTGGAGGTTAAACAGAGTCCAGTGTGAAATAATGCTTCACATCGTATGCAAAACATCGCTTGTTACAGTTGAAAAGACGgttgatatacagtattattgtTTAAGGCATTTCGTTTTGCAGGTCCGGCCGACTGTGAACTGAAGTGAACCGGGAACGCCGAGCTGGACGAGGATATCAAAACACCTACCAACGGTGAGGCCAGACGATGTGCAGGGGCCGCGGCGCTCCTCTTTCTGGATAAGGATACCGCTTGGACGCTAGTCCTGGCTCCGGCTCTTCTGCGTCGCACTCGTATCTTTGTTCCTTCTCATTTTCAGATGTTGTGGTGCTAGTGAGATAAATATGGTgcataaattatattaaaagcattaTTTTAAGTTTCCACTATCAGCGTAAATATAACGCATATAGAGCGAATTTAAAGAATAGAAGATTATCTAACACGGTTAACGTTTTTACGCTACGCGGTGATACGTCAGTGTTAGGCCATTTTTACCGAGCCGCTGCTGCCTCAGGATGCTTTTGGGAATCTTGCAAGCTGATACTGTGCTCAGACTGGGTTTTTCTTAGCAGGAGCTTGTGTTCAGgcagaaatctaaaaaaaaaaaaaaaagaaagaaaaccaggCATGACAAagtctatatacagtacaacttTTCTTCACCTCTCTCAGTCCTCACAGTGAATCCGTTTGTTCTGACAAAAGGAACGCCGGAATCGAGGAGAACG
The genomic region above belongs to Tachysurus vachellii isolate PV-2020 chromosome 8, HZAU_Pvac_v1, whole genome shotgun sequence and contains:
- the gtdc1 gene encoding glycosyltransferase-like domain-containing protein 1 isoform X1 — translated: MSLLLVEAFYGGSHKQLIDLLQQNIDDCVVYTLPAKKWHWRARTAALHFMQAIPSSQSYRVLLTSSVLNLAELVALRPDLAALKKILYFHENQLIYPVRKSQERDFQYGYNQILSCLVADAVLFNSAFNMDSFLSSISSFLKMMPDHRPKGLEQLIRPKCSVLYFPIRFPEVARFLPEHKLLLRKTQSEHSISLQDSQKHPEAAAARTTTSENEKEQRYECDAEEPEPGLASKRYPYPERGAPRPLHIVWPHRWEHDKDPELFFQTLLKLAERELSFEVSVLGETFTDVPDVFAEAKERLARHIRHWGFMPSKEDYLRTLCQADVVVSTAKHEFFGVAMLEAVHCGCYPLCPKALVYPEIFPGSYLYSTPEQLFKRLQGFCKHPHLVRQHVIQVNVGRFSWDTLGHEYRSLLATSSRNTS